Part of the Staphylococcus succinus genome, ACTGAGGAGTATATCAAGGTTTACTGGAAAGGTGATCAACCTGCACAACAAGATAATTTTGATACATCTTTATCAAACGTAAGGGCAGCTAATTTTAATCCCTCTGCCATTGTCAAATATGGAGCCACGGTTTCTCGGAGATCCTCCACGGTTAAACCGAATTTGACAGCCAGTGTCGCCGCATAAATTACTTCTCCTGCATTTTCTGCTACCACATGTGCTCCTAATATCTTCATTGTTTTTGCGTCTGCCACTAATTTAAAAACACCTGTTGTTTCTCGATTAACCAAGGCTCTCGGAACGGCATCTAAAGGCAAGACGGATGTTTTCACTTCATAGCCTTTTTCTTTTGCTTGTTGCTCCGTTAAACCAACGGTTGCAATCGCTGGAGCTGTAAACGTAACCCCTGGAACCACTTCTAAATTCAGCTTTTTATTCAGTCCTCCGATGGCATTTCCTGCTGCAATTCCACCTTGATAAGCTGCCACATATACAAATTGAGGGCCAAGCGTCACATCTCCTGCCGCATAGATGCTTGAATTCGTTGTTTTTGAATACTCATCGATTATAATTTCACCACGGGAGCCTACTTCAACACCTGCTACCTCTAAATTCAAAGTCGTCGTATTTGGTGTTCTTCCAGTGGCAACTAGTAATTGATCTGCTTCAATGATTCGCTTCTTGCCATTGACTTCAACATGAACCTTTTTAACGTCTCCGTCCTGTTCGATTCGTTCAAAGGATGCTCCTGTTACTAAATTAATCCCTTGTTCTGTTAATGCTTGCGTGATCGCTTCTGACACTTCAGGATCGTATTCCTTTAACAGTCGTGGACTTCTTTGCATCAACGTTACTTCTGAACCCAAATGATGGAATAGTTGTCCCAATTCCATACCGATATATCCTGAACCGATGACTGTAAGACGCTTTGGAACCTGTTTTAATTCAAGTAATGTTGTACTTGTTAAATAATCTACCTCTTCTAATCCAGGAATCTTTGGTACAGCAGGTGAAGCACCTGTCGCGATTAAAAATCGTTTGGCTGATAACTGCTTGCCATTCACTTCGACGGTTTTTTCATCCACGAATTTCGCTTCACCTTTTATTAATTCAAAGCCGTAGTCATCAATTAAATCAACATATTTCGAGTTTCGAAGATCCGTCACCAAATCGTTTTTCTGCTTAATCAATGGAGCCAAATCGACATTGCCTGCTGACGTGTGCAATCCTAAAAACGGATTGTTTTTTGCTATGTGATTGATTTCTCCAGCTCTTAACAGCGTCTTTGAAGGAACACATCCGATGTTCACGCATGTTCCACCCACTGTGCCACGTTCGATGATTGCCACGTTCGCTCCGTATTTCGCGGCTTCAATGGCAGATGAAAAGGATGCTCCACCAGAACCAATGATAATGTAGTCATAATCGCCTTCATCTCCAAGTTGCACCGTTTCTTGCTGTTGTACTTCTTCTGTTTCTCCTGTCTGGTATTTGGCTTCAGAAATCGCCTTTTTCGCTCTTTCCACCTCCACGTCATTCGGAAGCTCAAATACAGCTTCTTCGCGACGAAAATCCACTTCAATCTCTTTTGCACCCATGTTTTCAAGAGCAACAGCAACATGCTCTTCACAACCCGTGCAAGTCATCCCTTGAACGTTTACTCGATACTTTTTCATATTAATATTCCTCCTTTTACTCGACTCCAAGACCGAAATCCGAAATTGCCGTCTTAATTAACTGTAAATCCGTTTTCCTATCATCAAAGGAAACCGTTACTTCGCCCGTGCTTCCACTGACTTTAATGGCTGTTTTGCCAACGCCTTCTACCTGTTTCACCTCTTATTTCTTCATCAGTGTTTCAATAATGGGGCATTCGTAAATATCTTTGTTTTCGGGACATCTTTCTTTAAGATCCACCAGCATTTGTTCAATTCTTTTGAGACCTTCAATTTTACGCTGGATGTCCTCTAACTTAAGAACAGTGAAATCATACATATCACGGCACTTCGATTCATTGCGATCGACGACTCCTAATAATTTGTCAATTTCATTTAATGTAAAGCCTAGTTCCTGCATCCTTTTTATGAAATTCAATCGATCGATAATTTGTTGTGAATACATGCGGTATCCTGATTCCGTACGATCAGGTTCTGAAATTAAGCCTATACGTTCATAATATCGAATAGTCTCTTTATTAACGCTGCACTTCTCAGCCAGTTCTCCAATACGAAATTGCATTTATCTCACCTCATATAAAGTATAAACCCTGTACCATAGTACAGGGTCAAGGGAAGTATTATTTACTATATTATCGATTTGCTTTCTTATACCAAAGTGTCCCGTTATCCCAACGAGAAAAACAGAAGTTCAGATTATCAATGCACTTCTGTATTAAAATTAGAGATACATCTTAGGATGCACAATGCTGCTAAAATAGCTTGCCATGTAATATTTGAACTTGATCCTTTAATTGTTTGTTTTCTTCTTCTAGTGCCTTTATACGGTTTTTTAAGGTCTTTATTAACACATCCTCTGAACGGGGGCTTTTACTTTGTTTACGGGGGACTAACTCACTTATTTGCATCCCTCTTAATGTCTCTACTCTATTTCTAATATCTTTTTGTTTGTAAAGCCATGACTTTGAAACATTTGCCTTTTGTGCAACGGAGTTAAAATTAATCTTCTCTTTTTTCAATGCCATCTCTGAAATTGTCTTTTCAACCCTAATTCTTGTTTTCTCCGACTTTTCTTTTGATAGTTGAATTATGGCAGTTGTGTTACTCTTTCTAGTCATCTTAATTCGTCCCCTTTAACGAATGAATAATCTGCTCTAATCTATTTTTCACACGTTCGTTAGTTTCAACCTGACGCTGCCATTGGTTCTGTTTAGCCCTATTTAGTATTTCTTTAGTTCGGTCTAAGTGCTCTTCATGTTCATTTAGAAATTGTTTACTTGTACAGAAGTTCGTACAATCTAAACAAGCATTTGCGTGGGGACAAGGTCCGGCAATTACTGGTAAACGACAATAGCCTTTAGGAAGTGCTTGTGCATTGATATTCTTTCTTATCCACGACAATACCGTTTTTATTGATTGCTATTGTCGTCGGCAGTGGTCCGACTTGATAAGCTTTAGTCACATCTCTGTTTCGATCCAATGCGATTGGAAAATCAAGTTTTTCATCTAAGCTGGATAAGAACTGATTAATCTGCTGCCCATCCTCCGAAACATTTATTGCAATGATCTCATAATCATCATGTCCCTCATTATAAATTCGGTTCATATCAGGCATTTCTTCACGACACGGTTTACACCAAGTCCCCCAGAAATTCAAAATAACACTTTTTCTAAATTGACATCTGATAATTGTATTGGACCACCTTTCAACGTCTCTAGTTGAAAATCTATTGCTTCATCCCCTACTTGTACAGTTTTTTTATCAGAAGTTAAATTGAACCACAAAGTGACCCCTAATAAAATAATGATACTTAGTATAATACTTACTCTAAGAATACTTCTTGTTGTTTTTTTCATAATATTATACCTCCTGTAACGATTCCTTTCATCGAACAAATCATGCATTTTTGGTTGGCTTTGAAAGATAATTTTTGTTAAAAATAAAAGTTCATTCTCACACCAATCTAAGTACAAACTTTAACTGTTAAGAAAAATTCACTCCTAATTATTTAGCTTAAGCTAAATTTTCAAAGAAACTGTGCAGTTTCTTAAGTATTTAATGTGACATTTCATATCATTAAGAGATTTTATTGGAACTCGAGAATTAGACTAATAAAATTAGCAGTTATAAGAAGTTCTCTTTACTCTTCAAATAAAACAATATTAGTCTTTAACTCGCATCAGTCTTATGTCATTCAATGTTATTAGTAATCTTTCACCTATGCTAGGATGTATAGCAATACACAATACCACATTAACTGAGAATTTGATTATAATAATCAAATTCTCAGTTAATGTGGTATGCAAAAAAATCTATAAATATATTTTTAATAATGTATGTTTTGAGCAGACCCTAAATAGACATTATATATGTATTGATATGCTTAGCTTGTCACTTTAGGAGTTATTTTGCACCTATTTTAATCGTTATTTTGCATTACAAGTTAATAAGGTTAGAGTCAGGAGGTATATAGAAGTCCAATTTCTCAGTTCTAAAATTAAGAAATTGGACTTCTATCGTGACTCCCAAAAGGCGGTCTTATATGTCAAACGAGCGCTGATTCTTATTAGAGAAAGCGTTCCGATTGTTAAAGAAATGAGAATAAAGCGTTAAATGTACCATTTTCAAACAATATATAAATCCCTAACCCAATGAATACAATAGGTACAATCCAACGTTCATATTTCTCAATTTTTTCTGATACAAAATCTAAGGAAGCTAAGCGATAGCTGACATAACATAAAACAGCAACCATAATCAAAAAGACAATAACAGCAATAAAGATTTCAGACATATTTAAGGTCGTGAAGTACGGTATATAAATCGAAAAGTCATCCGCACTGGAAGCTAATACGATGAAAGTCATCGTCAAAAATAACTGATTAAATTTTCCAGAGGAGAATAAAGATAAAATACTACTTTCATCTTCATCCTCTTCTCCTTTAATCCACATTTTCACACCTAAGTAAAGTGGTAAAAGTCCAAGTAGTCCGATAACCCATTGCTGAGGAATTAAATTTACAACCCCCTGTGCAACTAAAAGACTTGCTCCTATAACAATTGCAGTCCCTATATATTGTCCTATCCAAATATGTTTCACCTGACCTTTTTTTACTTGCGAAAACAAAAGAATTAATATAACGAGATAATCAATTCCTGTTGCTACATATACCGCAGCTGCTGTAAGTATCGTTGCGATCATTTTTCCATCTCCAATATTTTATATTTTAGGGGTAGGACTTTTCTTCAAATTGAAAAGCCCCCTTGAATTGCGCACAGCGTGACCTTACTATTCTGTTTTCTACCTATTTATCCTTCACTCTCATCAGTCGTAAACTATTTAATGCTACCAAAATAGTAGCTCCCATATCGGAAAGAATCGCTATCCAAAGGGTTAACCATCCCGGGATAACTAATAGTAAGGCAATTATTTTAATTCCGATAGCAAAAGTGATGTTAGCTTTAATGATATTTAAAGTTTTTCGACTGAGTCTTACTGCAAATGGAAGCTTACTTAAATCATCTCCCATTAATGCAATATCAGCTGTTTCAATTGCAGTATCCGTTCCAGCACCGCCCATTGCAATTCCAACAGTAGATGCAGCAAGTGCTGGAGCATCATTAACGCCATCGCCAATCATAGCTACATTATCATACTCCGATTGCATTTTTTTAATATAATCTAATTTATCCTGTGGCATCAATTCAGACTGAATATCAGAAACGCCTACATGTGTACCGATTGCATTTGCAGTACCTTGATTATCACCTGTCAGCATAATTGTTTGCTTGATACCTAACTGATGAAGTTTTTGAATCACATTTTTACTTGTTTCACGAACCTCATCTGCAACGGCAATTACGCCGAGAATTGTTTTTTCCGTTCCAATAATCATGGCTGTTTTTCCTTGGTTTTGTAGGATTTTCACATTGTTTTCAAACCCAAGGCTAAAATCGGAAACATTTAATTCCTTGAAAAGTTTTGGGCTTCCAATATAGTAAGTAGTTCCGTTTACAATCCCTTTTATACCTCGCCCAGTAATCGAAGTGAATTCTTCCACTTGTACATTAGAATAAGGGATATTATCTTGCTCTGCCTTTTTCATTATTGCTGAAGCAAGTGGATGTTGTGAACGATATTCTAAAGCTGTAATGGTAGAGAATAGCTCTTTTTCTTCCACTTGGTCATTTAATACTTCAAAATCTGTTACCACTGGTACACCTTTTGTCAGTGTTCCTGTTTTATCAAATGCGACTGTCTTAATGGCTCCTAATTTCTCGAGATAGACACCACCTTTAACCAACACACCTTTTTTCGCTGCATTTCCAATTGCCGAGACAATCGAGATTGGAGTAGAAATAACTAATGCACAAGGACATCCAACTACAAGAACTGCTAATCCTTGATAAACCCATGTATCCCAACTGCCACCAAAGAATAGGGGTGGAACGACTGCAACCAAGGCTGCAATAACCATAATGATCGGAGTGTAGTATTTCGCAAATTTATCAACGAATGCTTGGGCTGGAGCACGCTCCCCTTGTGCTTCTTCAACAAGATGAATAATCTTGGCAATGGTTGTATCTTCTACGTATTTGGT contains:
- the merA gene encoding mercury(II) reductase; the protein is MKKYRVNVQGMTCTGCEEHVAVALENMGAKEIEVDFRREEAVFELPNDVEVERAKKAISEAKYQTGETEEVQQQETVQLGDEGDYDYIIIGSGGASFSSAIEAAKYGANVAIIERGTVGGTCVNIGCVPSKTLLRAGEINHIAKNNPFLGLHTSAGNVDLAPLIKQKNDLVTDLRNSKYVDLIDDYGFELIKGEAKFVDEKTVEVNGKQLSAKRFLIATGASPAVPKIPGLEEVDYLTSTTLLELKQVPKRLTVIGSGYIGMELGQLFHHLGSEVTLMQRSPRLLKEYDPEVSEAITQALTEQGINLVTGASFERIEQDGDVKKVHVEVNGKKRIIEADQLLVATGRTPNTTTLNLEVAGVEVGSRGEIIIDEYSKTTNSSIYAAGDVTLGPQFVYVAAYQGGIAAGNAIGGLNKKLNLEVVPGVTFTAPAIATVGLTEQQAKEKGYEVKTSVLPLDAVPRALVNRETTGVFKLVADAKTMKILGAHVVAENAGEVIYAATLAVKFGLTVEDLRETVAPYLTMAEGLKLAALTFDKDVSKLSCCAG
- a CDS encoding redoxin family protein, translating into MPDMNRIYNEGHDDYEIIAINVSEDGQQINQFLSSLDEKLDFPIALDRNRDVTKAYQVGPLPTTIAINKNGIVVDKKEYQCTSTS
- a CDS encoding DUF6262 family protein, which codes for MTRKSNTTAIIQLSKEKSEKTRIRVEKTISEMALKKEKINFNSVAQKANVSKSWLYKQKDIRNRVETLRGMQISELVPRKQSKSPRSEDVLIKTLKNRIKALEEENKQLKDQVQILHGKLF
- the merR1 gene encoding mercury resistance transcriptional regulator MerR1, with protein sequence MQFRIGELAEKCSVNKETIRYYERIGLISEPDRTESGYRMYSQQIIDRLNFIKRMQELGFTLNEIDKLLGVVDRNESKCRDMYDFTVLKLEDIQRKIEGLKRIEQMLVDLKERCPENKDIYECPIIETLMKK
- a CDS encoding cadmium-translocating P-type ATPase CadA, with the protein product MSEQKVKLMEEEMNVYRVQGFSCANCAGKFEKNVKKIPGVQDAKVNFGASKIDVFGSATVEELEKAGAFENLKVAPEKPKRRVEPVVIKDKNVYRVEGFSCANCAGKFEKNVKQIAGVEDAKVNFGASKIDVYGNASVEELEKAGAFENLKVSPEKLANQTIQRVKDDTKAHKEEKTPFYKKHSTLLFATLLIAFGYLSHFVNGEDNLVTSMLFVGSIVIGGYSLFKVGFQNLIRFDFDMKTLMTVAVIGAAIIGEWAEASIVVILFAISEALERFSMDRARQSIRSLMDIAPKEALVRRNGQEIIIHVDDIAVGDIMIVKPGEKIAMDGIIVNGLSAVNQAAITGESVPVSKAVDDEVFAGTLNEEGLIEVKITKYVEDTTIAKIIHLVEEAQGERAPAQAFVDKFAKYYTPIIMVIAALVAVVPPLFFGGSWDTWVYQGLAVLVVGCPCALVISTPISIVSAIGNAAKKGVLVKGGVYLEKLGAIKTVAFDKTGTLTKGVPVVTDFEVLNDQVEEKELFSTITALEYRSQHPLASAIMKKAEQDNIPYSNVQVEEFTSITGRGIKGIVNGTTYYIGSPKLFKELNVSDFSLGFENNVKILQNQGKTAMIIGTEKTILGVIAVADEVRETSKNVIQKLHQLGIKQTIMLTGDNQGTANAIGTHVGVSDIQSELMPQDKLDYIKKMQSEYDNVAMIGDGVNDAPALAASTVGIAMGGAGTDTAIETADIALMGDDLSKLPFAVRLSRKTLNIIKANITFAIGIKIIALLLVIPGWLTLWIAILSDMGATILVALNSLRLMRVKDK
- a CDS encoding CadD family cadmium resistance transporter, translated to MIATILTAAAVYVATGIDYLVILILLFSQVKKGQVKHIWIGQYIGTAIVIGASLLVAQGVVNLIPQQWVIGLLGLLPLYLGVKMWIKGEEDEDESSILSLFSSGKFNQLFLTMTFIVLASSADDFSIYIPYFTTLNMSEIFIAVIVFLIMVAVLCYVSYRLASLDFVSEKIEKYERWIVPIVFIGLGIYILFENGTFNALFSFL